A single genomic interval of Nycticebus coucang isolate mNycCou1 chromosome 21, mNycCou1.pri, whole genome shotgun sequence harbors:
- the LOC128574001 gene encoding leucine-rich repeat-containing protein 37A2-like isoform X1, with amino-acid sequence MKVLQARKKHTSTELTIEPEVSANKNGVGLSGFTSDQMDFNDESDVISALNYILPYFSEGNLEDVESTLLPFIKLLFSNVQEGEKPLSHMKNNTKAQPLEPGPSNSAYKNKLRKLYFLENFLDAEIQEKIDEVKKKEKTAMLMQSGLLGPKLKRRIFPQKVATAESQENSLTESESGDRGLKKVTLFLKGPKRLRRKLLQEARIKRKQGTWPTAKKVAEERTLGKPIPSEMTQFDVVQRPRKFVGSSFHTEPSFTQTHKAAVSSFFKQYIGMPSTSATSKSLPEVKKQSKDMSDTIFVLEDANARVKSMEAGKPIVHSRRKYRFHKPHSHVAHRTPAAKLSQKFRKETVFHGQMPVKRPPFSAVRSLINSPSHGVFPPSEELSPQENPFPESLAPSESVTEITTVSPLGNGIEENSFMENTAIPEETMSESTNDKNPSAIDSTGTAFLIPTVKQISETLWEYHNTGTDLPNMEKSFTYPLLASPGDQFEMQLNQQLRSLIPNNDVRRLISHVIRTLKMDCSETHVQLACAKLISRTGLLMKLLSEQQEVKVSKAEWDTDQWKSENYIKESTEAQAEQKEQESSELTKGVPGYGYNNKLILAISVTVIVMILIIIFCLIEIYSHRRAARTDVESGSVPRRGFFDFLHRRCSSQSESQEGFFWLRCPLWLRDMYRPLNATRKKNMAQKLHDKESSDEEEIYKRDAGERISTATPVDSAAEGGEESETAPEGEDEE; translated from the exons ATGAAGGTATTACAGGCTCGGAAGAAGCACACGAGCACCGAGCTGACCATTGAGCCAGAggtatccgcaaataaaaatgGCGTCGGCTTGTCAGGCTTCACGAGTGACCAGATGGACTTCAATGATGAAAGCGATGTCATTAGTGCACTTAATTACATATTGCCTTATTTCTCAGAGGGAAATCtagaagatgtagaatcaacattattaccattcattaaactgcttttctcaaatgtgcaggaaggagagaagcccctaagtcatatgaaaaacaatacaaaggctCAGCCTCTTGAACCTGGACCCAGCAATTCAgcttacaaaaataaactgaggaagctctatttcctggaaaatttcttagatgcagaaattcaagaaaaaatcgatgaggttaaaaagaaagaaaaaactgccatGCTTATGCAGTCTGGCCTTTTAGGTCCCAAACTTAAACGCCGAATCTTTCCCCAAAAAGTGGCAACTGCTGAATCACAGGAAAATAGCCTGAcagagagtgagagtggagacaGGGGGCTGAAGAAAGTGACGCTATTCCTCAAAGGGCCCAAGCGCCTACGGAGAAAGCTCTTACAGGAGGCAAGAATCAAGAGGAAACAGGGTACCTGGCCGACAGCGAAGAAAGTGGCCGAAGAAAGAACGCTTGGGAAACCAATCCCGAGTGAAATGACACAGTTTGACGTGGTGCAGAGGCCTCGGAAGTTTGTGGGAAGCTCCTTCCACACCGAGCCTTCCTTCACGCAGACGCACAAGGCTGCGGTCTCTTCTTTCTTCAAACAGTATATTGGCATGCCTTCTACTTCTGCCACCTCAAAATCCCTACCTGAggttaaaaaacaatcaaaagacatgagcgacaccatttttgttttagaagatgcaAATGCTAGAGTTAAAAGTATGGAAGCTGGTAAACCAATTgtacattctagaagaaaataccgCTTTCATAAACCTCATTCCCATGTGGCCCACAGAACACCTGCGGCCAAACTAAGtcaaaagtttagaaaagaaacagtgtTCCATGGACAGATGCCTGTAAAGCGGCCTCCATTCTCTGCAGTAAGGAGCCTTATAAATTCCCCGTCACATGGGGTTTTTCCACCTTCAGAAGAGCTGAGTCCTCAGGAGAATCCTTTTCCAGAATCACTTGCTCCTTCAGAATCTGTTACAGAAATCACTACTGTATCCCCTCTAGGAAATGGTAttgaagaaaacagttttatggAAAACACTGCTATACCTGAAGAAACTATGTCTGAAAGTACAAATGATAAGAATCCTTCCGCTATAGATTCCACTGGGACTGCGTTCTTAATACCGACTGTTAAACAAATCAGTGAAACTCTGTGGGAATACCACAACACGGGCACTGACTTACCCAACATGGAAAAAAGCTTCACTTACCCATTGCTCGCGTCCCCGGGTGATCAATTTGAAATGCAGCTAAACCAGCAGCTCCGATCCCTCATCCCCAACAACGACGTGAGAAGGCTCATTTCTCACGTTATCCGGACTTTGAAAATGGACTGCTCTGAGACCCATGTGCAACTGGCCTGTGCCAAGCTCATCTCTAGAACAGGTCTCCTGATGAAGCTTCTGAGTGAGCAGcaagaagtaaaagtatccaaggCAGAATGGGATACGGATCAGTGGAAGAGTGAGAACTACATCAAGGAGAGCACAGAAGCCCAGGCTGAACAGAAAGAGCAGGAGTCAAGTGAG ctCACTAAAGGAGTTCCAGGATATGGCTATAACAACAAACTCATCTTGGCAATATCTGTGACTGTAATAGTGatgattttgattataattttctgtcttattgAG aTTTATTCTCATAGAAGAGCAGCAAGGACAGATGTAGAATCAGGCTCAGTCCCAAGGAG GGGCTTTTTTGACTTTCTGCATAGGAGATGCTCATCGCAGAGTGAAAGCCAG gaGGGCTTTTTCTGGTTAAGGTGTCCACTTTGGCTTAGGGATATGTACAGACCTCTCAATGCCACACGCAAGAAAAACATGGCCCAGAAGCTTCACGACAAGGAGTCTTCTGATGAGGAAGAGATTTACAAGAGGGATGCAGG GGAGCGCATATCAACAGCAACACCTGTGGATTCGGCTGCTGAAGGTGGTGAGGAAAGTGAGACCGCGCCAGAAGGGGAGGACGAAGAGTGA
- the LOC128574001 gene encoding leucine-rich repeat-containing protein 37A3-like isoform X2, which yields MKVLQARKKHTSTELTIEPEVSANKNGVGLSGFTSDQMDFNDESDVISALNYILPYFSEGNLEDVESTLLPFIKLLFSNVQEGEKPLSHMKNNTKAQPLEPGPSNSAYKNKLRKLYFLENFLDAEIQEKIDEVKKKEKTAMLMQSGLLGPKLKRRIFPQKVATAESQENSLTESESGDRGLKKVTLFLKGPKRLRRKLLQEARIKRKQGTWPTAKKVAEERTLGKPIPSEMTQFDVVQRPRKFVGSSFHTEPSFTQTHKAAVSSFFKQYIGMPSTSATSKSLPEVKKQSKDMSDTIFVLEDANARVKSMEAGKPIVHSRRKYRFHKPHSHVAHRTPAAKLSQKFRKETVFHGQMPVKRPPFSAVRSLINSPSHGVFPPSEELSPQENPFPESLAPSESVTEITTVSPLGNGIEENSFMENTAIPEETMSESTNDKNPSAIDSTGTAFLIPTVKQISETLWEYHNTGTDLPNMEKSFTYPLLASPGDQFEMQLNQQLRSLIPNNDVRRLISHVIRTLKMDCSETHVQLACAKLISRTGLLMKLLSEQQEVKVSKAEWDTDQWKSENYIKESTEAQAEQKEQESSELTKGVPGYGYNNKLILAISVTVIVMILIIIFCLIEIYSHRRAARTDVESGSVPRRERISTATPVDSAAEGGEESETAPEGEDEE from the exons ATGAAGGTATTACAGGCTCGGAAGAAGCACACGAGCACCGAGCTGACCATTGAGCCAGAggtatccgcaaataaaaatgGCGTCGGCTTGTCAGGCTTCACGAGTGACCAGATGGACTTCAATGATGAAAGCGATGTCATTAGTGCACTTAATTACATATTGCCTTATTTCTCAGAGGGAAATCtagaagatgtagaatcaacattattaccattcattaaactgcttttctcaaatgtgcaggaaggagagaagcccctaagtcatatgaaaaacaatacaaaggctCAGCCTCTTGAACCTGGACCCAGCAATTCAgcttacaaaaataaactgaggaagctctatttcctggaaaatttcttagatgcagaaattcaagaaaaaatcgatgaggttaaaaagaaagaaaaaactgccatGCTTATGCAGTCTGGCCTTTTAGGTCCCAAACTTAAACGCCGAATCTTTCCCCAAAAAGTGGCAACTGCTGAATCACAGGAAAATAGCCTGAcagagagtgagagtggagacaGGGGGCTGAAGAAAGTGACGCTATTCCTCAAAGGGCCCAAGCGCCTACGGAGAAAGCTCTTACAGGAGGCAAGAATCAAGAGGAAACAGGGTACCTGGCCGACAGCGAAGAAAGTGGCCGAAGAAAGAACGCTTGGGAAACCAATCCCGAGTGAAATGACACAGTTTGACGTGGTGCAGAGGCCTCGGAAGTTTGTGGGAAGCTCCTTCCACACCGAGCCTTCCTTCACGCAGACGCACAAGGCTGCGGTCTCTTCTTTCTTCAAACAGTATATTGGCATGCCTTCTACTTCTGCCACCTCAAAATCCCTACCTGAggttaaaaaacaatcaaaagacatgagcgacaccatttttgttttagaagatgcaAATGCTAGAGTTAAAAGTATGGAAGCTGGTAAACCAATTgtacattctagaagaaaataccgCTTTCATAAACCTCATTCCCATGTGGCCCACAGAACACCTGCGGCCAAACTAAGtcaaaagtttagaaaagaaacagtgtTCCATGGACAGATGCCTGTAAAGCGGCCTCCATTCTCTGCAGTAAGGAGCCTTATAAATTCCCCGTCACATGGGGTTTTTCCACCTTCAGAAGAGCTGAGTCCTCAGGAGAATCCTTTTCCAGAATCACTTGCTCCTTCAGAATCTGTTACAGAAATCACTACTGTATCCCCTCTAGGAAATGGTAttgaagaaaacagttttatggAAAACACTGCTATACCTGAAGAAACTATGTCTGAAAGTACAAATGATAAGAATCCTTCCGCTATAGATTCCACTGGGACTGCGTTCTTAATACCGACTGTTAAACAAATCAGTGAAACTCTGTGGGAATACCACAACACGGGCACTGACTTACCCAACATGGAAAAAAGCTTCACTTACCCATTGCTCGCGTCCCCGGGTGATCAATTTGAAATGCAGCTAAACCAGCAGCTCCGATCCCTCATCCCCAACAACGACGTGAGAAGGCTCATTTCTCACGTTATCCGGACTTTGAAAATGGACTGCTCTGAGACCCATGTGCAACTGGCCTGTGCCAAGCTCATCTCTAGAACAGGTCTCCTGATGAAGCTTCTGAGTGAGCAGcaagaagtaaaagtatccaaggCAGAATGGGATACGGATCAGTGGAAGAGTGAGAACTACATCAAGGAGAGCACAGAAGCCCAGGCTGAACAGAAAGAGCAGGAGTCAAGTGAG ctCACTAAAGGAGTTCCAGGATATGGCTATAACAACAAACTCATCTTGGCAATATCTGTGACTGTAATAGTGatgattttgattataattttctgtcttattgAG aTTTATTCTCATAGAAGAGCAGCAAGGACAGATGTAGAATCAGGCTCAGTCCCAAGGAG GGAGCGCATATCAACAGCAACACCTGTGGATTCGGCTGCTGAAGGTGGTGAGGAAAGTGAGACCGCGCCAGAAGGGGAGGACGAAGAGTGA
- the LOC128574001 gene encoding leucine-rich repeat-containing protein 37A3-like isoform X3 has product MKVLQARKKHTSTELTIEPEVSANKNGVGLSGFTSDQMDFNDESDVISALNYILPYFSEGNLEDVESTLLPFIKLLFSNVQEGEKPLSHMKNNTKAQPLEPGPSNSAYKNKLRKLYFLENFLDAEIQEKIDEVKKKEKTAMLMQSGLLGPKLKRRIFPQKVATAESQENSLTESESGDRGLKKVTLFLKGPKRLRRKLLQEARIKRKQGTWPTAKKVAEERTLGKPIPSEMTQFDVVQRPRKFVGSSFHTEPSFTQTHKAAVSSFFKQYIGMPSTSATSKSLPEVKKQSKDMSDTIFVLEDANARVKSMEAGKPIVHSRRKYRFHKPHSHVAHRTPAAKLSQKFRKETVFHGQMPVKRPPFSAVRSLINSPSHGVFPPSEELSPQENPFPESLAPSESVTEITTVSPLGNGIEENSFMENTAIPEETMSESTNDKNPSAIDSTGTAFLIPTVKQISETLWEYHNTGTDLPNMEKSFTYPLLASPGDQFEMQLNQQLRSLIPNNDVRRLISHVIRTLKMDCSETHVQLACAKLISRTGLLMKLLSEQQEVKVSKAEWDTDQWKSENYIKESTEAQAEQKEQESSELTKGVPGYGYNNKLILAISVTVIVMILIIIFCLIEIYSHRRAARTDVESGSVPRRRAFSG; this is encoded by the exons ATGAAGGTATTACAGGCTCGGAAGAAGCACACGAGCACCGAGCTGACCATTGAGCCAGAggtatccgcaaataaaaatgGCGTCGGCTTGTCAGGCTTCACGAGTGACCAGATGGACTTCAATGATGAAAGCGATGTCATTAGTGCACTTAATTACATATTGCCTTATTTCTCAGAGGGAAATCtagaagatgtagaatcaacattattaccattcattaaactgcttttctcaaatgtgcaggaaggagagaagcccctaagtcatatgaaaaacaatacaaaggctCAGCCTCTTGAACCTGGACCCAGCAATTCAgcttacaaaaataaactgaggaagctctatttcctggaaaatttcttagatgcagaaattcaagaaaaaatcgatgaggttaaaaagaaagaaaaaactgccatGCTTATGCAGTCTGGCCTTTTAGGTCCCAAACTTAAACGCCGAATCTTTCCCCAAAAAGTGGCAACTGCTGAATCACAGGAAAATAGCCTGAcagagagtgagagtggagacaGGGGGCTGAAGAAAGTGACGCTATTCCTCAAAGGGCCCAAGCGCCTACGGAGAAAGCTCTTACAGGAGGCAAGAATCAAGAGGAAACAGGGTACCTGGCCGACAGCGAAGAAAGTGGCCGAAGAAAGAACGCTTGGGAAACCAATCCCGAGTGAAATGACACAGTTTGACGTGGTGCAGAGGCCTCGGAAGTTTGTGGGAAGCTCCTTCCACACCGAGCCTTCCTTCACGCAGACGCACAAGGCTGCGGTCTCTTCTTTCTTCAAACAGTATATTGGCATGCCTTCTACTTCTGCCACCTCAAAATCCCTACCTGAggttaaaaaacaatcaaaagacatgagcgacaccatttttgttttagaagatgcaAATGCTAGAGTTAAAAGTATGGAAGCTGGTAAACCAATTgtacattctagaagaaaataccgCTTTCATAAACCTCATTCCCATGTGGCCCACAGAACACCTGCGGCCAAACTAAGtcaaaagtttagaaaagaaacagtgtTCCATGGACAGATGCCTGTAAAGCGGCCTCCATTCTCTGCAGTAAGGAGCCTTATAAATTCCCCGTCACATGGGGTTTTTCCACCTTCAGAAGAGCTGAGTCCTCAGGAGAATCCTTTTCCAGAATCACTTGCTCCTTCAGAATCTGTTACAGAAATCACTACTGTATCCCCTCTAGGAAATGGTAttgaagaaaacagttttatggAAAACACTGCTATACCTGAAGAAACTATGTCTGAAAGTACAAATGATAAGAATCCTTCCGCTATAGATTCCACTGGGACTGCGTTCTTAATACCGACTGTTAAACAAATCAGTGAAACTCTGTGGGAATACCACAACACGGGCACTGACTTACCCAACATGGAAAAAAGCTTCACTTACCCATTGCTCGCGTCCCCGGGTGATCAATTTGAAATGCAGCTAAACCAGCAGCTCCGATCCCTCATCCCCAACAACGACGTGAGAAGGCTCATTTCTCACGTTATCCGGACTTTGAAAATGGACTGCTCTGAGACCCATGTGCAACTGGCCTGTGCCAAGCTCATCTCTAGAACAGGTCTCCTGATGAAGCTTCTGAGTGAGCAGcaagaagtaaaagtatccaaggCAGAATGGGATACGGATCAGTGGAAGAGTGAGAACTACATCAAGGAGAGCACAGAAGCCCAGGCTGAACAGAAAGAGCAGGAGTCAAGTGAG ctCACTAAAGGAGTTCCAGGATATGGCTATAACAACAAACTCATCTTGGCAATATCTGTGACTGTAATAGTGatgattttgattataattttctgtcttattgAG aTTTATTCTCATAGAAGAGCAGCAAGGACAGATGTAGAATCAGGCTCAGTCCCAAGGAG gaGGGCTTTTTCTGGTTAA